One genomic region from Microcystis panniformis FACHB-1757 encodes:
- a CDS encoding BrnT family toxin, giving the protein MEIEWDNNKAASNLIKHKIDFEDAKNIFLDPNRLEREDKRDYDETRIQVIGIVNQVVLWLFGLCYAMDGSYKGWNPYIERHLAIFVNCFFLERTNQLSLLPDKDLVDLCPPIEPYQVTKNQFYLLSIPKETADIVLSSHAKLITCPIELKPLRGNDRHV; this is encoded by the coding sequence ATGGAGATAGAATGGGACAATAATAAAGCCGCTTCCAACTTGATCAAGCACAAGATTGATTTTGAGGATGCAAAAAATATTTTTCTAGATCCCAACCGTTTGGAAAGAGAAGATAAACGTGATTATGATGAAACCAGAATTCAAGTAATTGGTATAGTTAATCAAGTAGTTTTATGGCTCTTCGGTTTGTGTTATGCAATGGACGGGAGTTATAAGGGATGGAACCCTTATATAGAAAGGCATTTAGCGATTTTTGTTAATTGTTTTTTTCTAGAGCGAACTAATCAATTAAGTCTCTTGCCAGATAAGGATTTAGTCGATTTATGCCCCCCTATCGAACCATACCAAGTAACGAAGAACCAGTTTTATTTGTTGTCTATACCAAAAGAAACGGCAGATATCGTATTAAGTAGTCATGCAAAATTAATTACCTGCCCGATCGAGCTAAAACCCTTACGGGGCAATGATCGTCATGTGTAA
- a CDS encoding type II toxin-antitoxin system HicB family antitoxin yields MIQSYTAKYTKIDTGYMGQLVEWTEVVTEGKYLEECRQMLRDATQEMVLAYQQQNKEIPLGNSLIEQIPVEVNYVGQTA; encoded by the coding sequence ATGATACAGAGCTATACGGCTAAATACACTAAAATTGATACAGGTTATATGGGGCAACTCGTTGAGTGGACAGAAGTTGTGACCGAAGGTAAATATCTGGAGGAATGCAGACAGATGTTGCGAGATGCTACCCAGGAAATGGTTTTAGCCTATCAACAGCAGAATAAAGAGATTCCGCTAGGCAACAGCCTGATCGAACAAATCCCCGTTGAGGTTAATTATGTCGGTCAAACGGCGTGA
- a CDS encoding addiction module toxin, HicA family: MSVKRRDLVRYLEENSFYLLREGGNHSIYDSIMTKDKAGVVKTLQENRYWTF; encoded by the coding sequence ATGTCGGTCAAACGGCGTGATTTAGTTCGCTACCTTGAAGAAAACAGTTTCTATCTTTTGAGAGAAGGTGGTAATCACTCAATTTATGACAGCATCATGACCAAGGATAAAGCCGGCGTCGTCAAAACCCTTCAGGAGAACCGCTATTGGACTTTTTAG